In a genomic window of Rhododendron vialii isolate Sample 1 chromosome 12a, ASM3025357v1:
- the LOC131310997 gene encoding protein SIEVE ELEMENT OCCLUSION C, with the protein MTFIGSAKSSLSLEEDDFLIKQIVLTHDPDGHHIDTELLLHAMETVMSYATISQVFDQHVGAMAESNICNIEVVGSEEPLGHTIYKLSSEILCNCSVGGNTHERTMKLFEMLGHYKWDAKAVLVLSAFATSYGEFWLIMQLYLSNPLAASVALLKQLPNNSRLFKPRFKSLSVLVKTIIDVTKCIIKFEGLPLQHVVVENDAIMVAKSRIYITTYWVIRSALACSSQITDLIALKNMQVHLNSEISASWELSSLVCKLSNISSRLKRQVDLCYQLIETKMHKKLLNLFKEPHIDNREALDMLFASIDNFPLMDCSTKAKIGLSDLKNKVVILLVSNPELLPIEVLLLLVQQMHDHPQRLTLEGRYEVLWIPIPTFDTWTYTEEQIYEFLSKSLPWYTIRQPRSLHPIIVKFIQQEWNFKQDPIMVVLDSQGKITNSNAFDMAMVWGARAYPFSISRENELWGEEAWNFQLLLDRIDPLVANWVEEDQNLCVYGSNNIDWTKEFTDKIRDIINSGLQLKMVYVGNKIPSEQIRSIVATIRDEKLTGSLTFTKINFFWHRLDSMRRSKLRLGCTDDKDQLLKQLLELMDTGENEKGWVLIGRGSSTDMVRLQGREVMECLDLFPEWGENVAVLGLAGAIRTAIEPKPLVAEPCDHSDIIPFVDGLKETVTCAKCKRTLEKFVVYKCNVVE; encoded by the exons ATGACCTTCATAGGAAGTGCTAAATCATCGCTATCTTTGGAGGAGGACGATTTCCTCATAAAGCAGATCGTGCTCACCCACGACCCTGATGGTCACCACATTGATACTGAGCTATTGCTTCACGCAATGGAGACCGTCATGTCTTATGCTACCATATCTCAA GTTTTTGATCAACATGTTGGGGCCATGGCCGAGAGCAATATATGCAACATTGAGGTGGTTGGATCTGAAGAGCCACTGGGACATACCATCTATAAGCTCTCAAGCGAG ATACTTTGCAATTGCTCTGTGGGAGGGAATACACATGAAAGGACAATGAAACTGTTTGAGATGCTAGGACACTACAAATGGGATGCAAAAGCTGTCCTAGTGCTTTCAGCTTTTGCAACAAGCTATGGTGAATTCTGGCTAATAATGCAGCTTTACCTTTCCAACCCCTTGGCAGCATCGGTTGCGTTGCTTAAGCAGTTGCCGAACAATTCGAGATTGTTTAAGCCTCGTTTTAAGTCTTTGAGCGTGTTGGTGAAAACCATTATAGATGTGACAAAGTGCATCATCAAATTCGAAGGATTGCCTCTGCAACATGTAGTCGTGGAAAATGACGCTATTATGGTTGCAAAGTCTCGGATTTATATCACTACTTATTGGGTCATTAGAAGTGCCTTGGCATGCTCTTCTCAAATCACAGACTTGATAGCCCTGAAGAATATGCAAGT gCATTTAAATTCAGAAATAAGTGCATCATGGGAACTCTCAAGCTTGGTGTGTAAGTTGAGCAATATTAGCAGTCGCCTCAAGCGGCAAGTGGATCTTTGTTATCAGCTGATAG AGACAAAGATGCATAAAAAGCTCTTGAATCTATTTAAGGAGCCCCACATTGACAATCGAGAGGCGCTTGATATGTTATTTGCTTCAATTGATAACTTTCCGTTGATGGATTGTTCCACGAAAGCGAAg ATTGGGTTGTCTGACCTAAAAAACAAGGTAGTGATACTCTTGGTCTCAAATCCAGAGCTGCTCCCTATAGAAGTGTTGCTCTTGTTGGTGCAACAGATGCACGACCACCCCCAACGGTTGACGTTAGAAGGGCGCTATGAAGTTCTATGGATTCCCATTCCAACATTCGATACATGGACTTACACTGAAGAGCAGATTTATGAATTCTTGTCAAAATCCTTGCCGTGGTATACAATTCGCCAACCACGGTCACTACACCCGATTATTGTTAAATTCATCCAACAAGAATGGAACTTCAAACAGGATCCCATAATGGTAGTATTGGATAGCCAAGGTAAAATTACAAATTCAAATGCTTTTGATATGGCAATGGTATGGGGTGCTAGGGCCTATCCCTTTTCTATTTCAAGAGAAAATGAGCTATGGGGAGAAGAAGCTTGGAATTTCCAACTATTGCTTGACAGAATTGACCCTCTGGTTGCCAATTGG GTAGAAGAGGACCAAAACCTTTGCGTTTACGGAAGCAACAACATAGATTGGACCAAAGAATTCACCGATAAGATACGGGATATTATAAATTCAGGCCTTCAACTGAAGATGGTTTATGTTGGCAATAAAATTCCAAGTGAGCAAATAAGAAGCATTGTAGCCACCATACGTGATGAAAAGCTAACCGGTTCCTTAACTTTCACCAAGATTAACTTCTTTTGGCATCGGTTGGATAGCATGAGAAGATCAAAACTCCGATTAGGTTGCACAGACGATAAAGATCAGCTACTAAAACAACTGTTGGAGCTAATGGACACCGGTGAAAATGAAAAAGGTTGGGTACTTATTGGGAGAGGCTCTTCTACTGATATGGTTAGGCTTCAAGGGAGAGAAGTCATGGAATGCTTGGATCTTTTTCCAGAGTGGGGAGAAAATGTGGCTGTTTTGGGGCTAGCAGGTGCAATTAGAACTGCAATTGAACCAAAACCTCTTGTAGCTGAGCCTTGCGATCACTCTGATATTATACCATTTGTTGACGGACTCAAGGAGACTGTAACTTGCGCAAAATGTAAGCGAACTTTGGAGAAATTTGTCGTCTATAAATGCAATGTAGTGGAGTAG